The genomic region ATCTTGTTTCTTTAATGACCTCCATCACGGGTTATTTTGCACTGTCATGATGTTAGTAAGGTGGTCCAAAGTGTCTCAGTGGGGCAGTCAGAAAGTGCTTTAGCCTACTGGTTGTTGCTTTAATTTAAAGTCCAGTTTCCTCCACGTTATTATTTGGGGTGCAGACACTGGCAGCCCAGTATCTCTGGCTGGACATTCAGTTCCTCacatactttgtttttttaaccacaaCACACTGCTGTAAACATGGTACTTTTGTCATATCATATACATGGACGTTTTTCATTTGTTGGATTAGTATCAGTATTAAAggggtatttttcaacctggaccctattttacCATGTTTTATGTGCGACTAGTAGAGACAACaagttttgaaactggtccagtgttGAGTGAGAGCGCTGCAATGAAATCCCTACAGGCAATTGTGTTTAAGTCcacttaaagtgtttgtttttgccaatgACAGGCTAAAGCTGTTACtaaaagtgtctgacaacattatggaaatgatccctacaaatgttttttcatgtgTTGCTGGTCTGTCTGTTATTTTGGCGAAGTCTCGTTCTGAAATCTCGTGAGAAGTGACTTGAATGGTGGAAATGTTAATGAGAGGTGGAGTGAGGAGTCCCAGgaagagtttgttgtgttagAATACAGACAGTGTAGCCTAGTGTTACCTAAAACATGGGTCTTGAATGTTTTTCTGGCCAAGTACCCCGAACAGCAGGGACCCTCTACTGCATAGTCATCTAGGTCATGGAAATGTTAAGCGCTAAATCGTAATGcagagtttcttgaagacgtttcacctctcagtTCTACGTGACTGGTGCAGAGTCGCAGTCTTTAAACTCCATGTGTGCGACCCTcacagagtcgttaaggtcacatgtgagtcgttgacccacctgtcCATCGTGTGTGTCGTTAGGGTTAACGACTGtgaaactcagagctcacatgtatcctcaacgactctgtaagaGGTAACATCCACATGGAGTTGAAAGCCTGTGACTCCGCACCAGTccgaactgaagaagcctcttggatgagaggcgacaCGTCTTCAACAAACTCAagtaagtccagttgcctacgatatagcacagTAATTTACAGATTcatatttttaaacatcatgttTGATAGTCTGGCAGCCTGTCCACGGTGtgcccgcctctcgcccaatgtcagctgcaACCCTGTTTCAGGATAATTGGCTACAgaaatgaaattaataaatgttttattggtAAATATACTTATGGAAGGCACATTTATTTAGCGTAGAGTAGCTCGCATGATTGCAGGAGGACTCATGGATAACAATTAGCCTATAATCAGCGTTGAGTACTGTAAATCAAATGATTTATATTTGCTAATAATATTTTGAACTCATGTTAATGTGCATTTTCACATCAATATGAATTTCAAACAATATGTTGGCAGCCCTCCTGCAGTTACTCTGAGTACCCCCCTGTTGAAAACCCGTGATCTAAAGGACTTGTTATGCCATGGCTGAATATGTAGCTGATTTCGGCAATGTGGAAAAAAGTACACAAAATTCCAGAGCGAGACTTCTACAAGCGAGgggtaaagaaaaacattttatttctctgtcgGGATCatctccataatgttgtcagtaACTTAagataacaatctgagcctgtcagtggcaaaaacacgcACTTTTGGAGGACTTAAATCGACGATTCAGGGATTATATCGCAGCCTGTTTCACATCTTGCTTAATCCTGGGccaattttaaaatctattagTCACTCAGActcaaaaacatcttaaaatagGGTCCATGTGGACACAATGCCACAGTTTTCTTAACAGTCAGGCTTGATTGCAGAGCTCGGAGCCTGTTACCTCTGTCATTCAGTATTTGTGTGAGTCCACATTAATCTCTGATTAACTTCTAGGTGCCCAGTCTGTCTACCATAAGGAGCCAGACGTGGATTAGCGCAGCATACTAGGCCATATCATGCAGTCCTGACCCTGCACAGAAGTGTTTGGCaccatatgtgtataataatagtTTACAGGTGCTAATCTCCTCTAGATGATGATCTGATTGAGCGGGATCCACTCGTCGTAAAAAGCAGATTTGATAGCCGAGGTTTCTGATGCTAGATTAGCCTGCTGCTCGCTGTAGGTGTCAGCACGTGGAGTCGCTACAACAACAGCTGCCAGAAGTGgagtttgtgtctctctctgactgACTATCCAAAATATGTTGTCTAAGAATAATCACATGGTtgctttttgttctcacctttaGCCTTAGGATGAAAGTAATTGCAGTGATAATGGAGCAAGCGTCCCCTCATTTCTCAGTTTGTATGTAGTGTACAATATGGAGGGATTTGTTTCTAGGTCCGTCGTGCATTCAGTTAATAATCATCATCCAGATAATAACGGACAGACAGGtgaatatttttgtatttattgtacaTTTGTAACCAAAAAAAGAGCCGATTATTTATTTGCATTCAATTCAACATGTAAAGTACCACTTCCTGTGCTTCATTAAGTGCTTTGTTCTGGATGTACTGATATAAAATGAATCCACAGTAGGTCCTTGTTTGCGTATTAGGCGTCTTCCTTTGCAGACCTAGTTTATGATACTGCTGTGCTGAAGGGAGAGGAGTCactgtgccacatttgtaaTGTCATTGTAAAACAGGAACCCAAAGTAGATCACTACCTCTACCTTGTGGAGTTCACACTAGCCATATGCTTCGCTGCATGCTGTGTATTTTcccccagcttttttttttttttagttcagcTCTGGAGTTGAACGTGCAGCACTTTGTATACttcattaaatgttaaaaataataacattcatctttgtttttgtttttcttaaggAATCatttaaacctttatttatttaagactCTGGAATCAATTGAGCAAAACCGTTGAATATGCAAACcacttaaaataaaactttacaaCCTGAGTCAAATCCCAAGTCGTAAACTTTAAGTTTTGAGTCCTAAGCAAGTCATAATGCGCTCTTCACCAAATATATACCATTTAACAGCGGACTAATAAtattaaattaacaaaaatcCCTAACAACGTTTTAAAAATGTGTACTTTCTTGTCACTGATTTATTAAAACTGCGACTGACCTTAATCGTAAAGAAGCATTTCACGTTCATTGCATATAACATTAACAGCCAGTCCGAGAACAGAATtaattttgtatgtttctgtcctGTCTTGTCTCGTATTGGAAAAATTTCTTTCAACTTTCTTTAACCCAATTGGCTTGAGGGAAGGTGTCAAATATTTTCAAAGGGcttaagtccaagtcaagtcacaactcattggtgttaaatctaagtcaagttgcaagtctATTTTATCGAGTctgaagtcttttttttttttcattaaagggTTAATTGCAGGCAGACAAAAcgttaaaaccactgacaggtgaagtgaataacattgactGATTCAttacaatgcagtgttctgctgggaaacctttggtcctggcattcatatGGATGCCCCTTTACGGACTCCAGTATCCCAGATGGTAGTAGCCCCCAGCAGggcaatgcaccatgccacactgcaaaaactgctcaggattGGCCAaaagaatgtgacaaagagctcaaggcatcgacctAGCTTTCAAATTTcacagatcccaatctgatcaagcatctgtGGAACAAACCAGTGCCCTGGAGGTCCTTTGTCCgggcctcgacaggtcagagtcaaGTCCGATCTATCATCTATGATGGGGCCTCTGACCCGTTGAGGCCTGGAGACTGGACCTCTGCCAAATATAATTCTCAATTTATTAAATCAGTGTTAATATGATGCTTGAAGTTGAGGTTATTCTCCAGCCAGATACAAAGATATTTATACTGAAGCACTCTCTGGATTTGCAATTTGCCAAATGAATGTTGGACGATTTGGTGTGAGTACACTGAGCTTAGCACTAACTTGAAATGCAGTGAGACAATCAAACCCCATCCATTCAAAGTTCaacaaaacattatttatttatttaaagcttTATTCAGTGAGATTTGGTAATAAAATTCACATTGGCATATTAAGAGAAACATCCTGAGACCTTCAGAGTACAAAAGCAGCCCCCAATTAAAACATCTATTAGTACGCAATGGGAGCTGGAAAGGTGGTTCAGTTTTTAGGAATGAAACAAAATTACATCCCAAAATTTGAGGTGCATTTGTTCCCCCGAAACACCTACgttacaaaaaataaactgcATATCAAAATGCATAGCTCTGACTGAAGATGAAGCTtaaattaaaaccaaaaaagGAGTGGAGGCAGTCCCTTTGTTCAGTGGCACAACACATCAGCACTCCTTGCTAACTGTGTTGAAATGGCTTTTAATGCAGCATCCAGCATGTAAACCTCATTATTCTAAGCAGGTGTGAGACGTTTGTGGTGAGCCAGGTCTAACAGTCAAATACAGCGACCATTAAATGCTTTTGATTGCTGCAGATGAGATGACGAAATTTAGCTTCGCATGGTGCAACTTTTGAAAGTCAAATAACCACCAGAAAAGAGAAGTGCAACATATTTGACACAAACAGTGTTCTGTAATCTACTTGGCCGGGGCAAAGCCCACACGGTCTGCGTTCCTGTCAAACACGGTGTAGTACCTCCCGATGAATACGTCTCCCAGGATCCACAGGGGCCCCGCGGGAGGCGGGATGTCCATGGCCATGAAGCCTGAGAGACAGATTGACATCCCCATCTGGGTCTCCTGCATCAAAGAGGAGACAGATGTTCTCAGTGAAAGCAAATATTTGTTTAGTTTTGCAAGGACactctagagcagtggttcccaactaattgaccctttgctaagtcccgcccctggatgcagactggccaatcataacgtagcatcagcctggctcagaccagggtccgacaacgaCACAGACTGCAGATGCCtcagtctgcttctctctggggcggggcttagtgagAGGTTTGTTGGTTGTGAATGTCGTCCATCTTGAGATTGAGTGTATCTACCTTTATGACATAATCCTCTCCAGTCAGGTTTAACATCTTCCCTCCGATGTTGAAGGAGACGACGGGCAGAGATGGGATCCTTTTACAGTCGATCCAGTActagagaggagggagaggaggatgtGTTTAAATGATCTCGACAGACGATAAAGACAAAGCGAGCAATTCGCTCCAGTTAAAGTTTTAAACGTTACATCTGGGATACAAGAGTGCAGCATCATCTACCTCTCCCATCAGCAGGGGCAGCGCTCCGATGGCTTTGTGCAGCGCTCTGATTTCCTGCACAGGACCTACGATTAGGGACGTCCCCGTGTCGATGATAGCCTGGCAACTGGCCTTGCAGAGAGTCAGCTGGTTGCCAACTTCAACTCTGCAGGGCGGGTTAGAGAGGGGGCAGCAGCAGGGCGAGGCAGAGAGACAAGAGGTGACAATATTATGGAGAGGATCCCTTCAGAGATAGatccttttgtttaaccagaaacagccccgaaatcgtCATCCTAAACCAACTAGACTTCATTTAAACTAACATGATTTTTATCActgtaaaggccctgacacatgAAGTCGTCAACGCTGGgccgtcagtgagcgtctgtcgcccttgTCACTAcggtgtgtcccacaccatTGCTCTTCATCAGCACctgttagttgttttttttttgtttgggtgACGGTGGAGCCCGTCGTTGAATGAAATCACacaaagtgaggaaagtaaacaaacagctcaagtcgagagggagtgagaccaaaacaaacttgtaacatgaggtaagattatttttcttgagccattgagctctttgtgttattgttcactggcacacCGTAAATATACTctggattgtgttgttgatgtgctAACTAGCTGACTAGCTTCAAGACGGTTTTTCAGTTTCCATTTTCAATGAGGATTACAATATATcgctgtctgctggtgtggagtgttatttcctctcatgcatgCGCAGAAAGTATGTGCTGATTAGCATTCAGccgtagtctttgtggtgtcttcatgtgcaacttttacCACCAAGACAGAGGTGACGTGAGGTGATGCAACAATCGGCTTTCGTTGCCGCTAGATCTCtgaagtcggtttggtgtgtctgggcctttaactCCCTTTATTAAAgttgacataaacaaaataaaactcacaaaagccatcttAGTTTGTCTTTTAAgtgttccaacaatcactgactctggtttggttgaaatgaacccttaattcaccaagttagatgtgaaaatggAATTTGGTGGaattggtgatggtgattttgaggctgtttcttttttaactcAAAGGATCtttctctttaacaaaaaggtctatctccaTAGGGATCCTTTCTATATTGTTGTCAGACACACAGAATAATAATGTGAGCCtgacagtggcaaaaacaagcactttaagtggacgTGCATTGATCGGGCAaacatgccctgagtggttacatggCAGCCGGTTTCACTGCTGCTGGCTGAAACTCTCTTGCTCAACACTGGACCAGTGTCAAAAACAAtagttcccattagtcacttataCACAAAACAGTGGGGAAAAGGGTCCAGGTTGCAAATTACAAAACTTACCCAGTAAGTTTTTGGTATGACCTATGTACCAAGATCTTTTCTGGCATCTGATTTATGTTGTAATGAACAAATATTCAAGAAAGAACAACTGAAGCTCATTGAGTTATTATTCATTGAAATGAGGACTGACCAGAAGTACAAGCTTTCCACATCAGTGGAGATACTATTATCAATAACCAATTGTGATGATGACAAACAAGGAACAGAAAGTGCCTCAACCTCAACAACACTATTCCACTTCCTCCTAACAATGACACAGCAAAACGTTCATTCTCACCCCTTCATCTCGATCTGCCAGTAGGCCTTTCTTGTGACGTTGACATAGTGCAGGTCTCCGGTGTAGTACTGAGGGTCTGTCCCGCCCAGCACTAGCTCTCCGCCTACTGCTGCTTTTGGGTCTCTAAGGGAAGCATTAACCACTGTGTTAACAAAACCTCCGCTTGTCACAACTGGGAAAACCCCACAGTTAGTGAATTAGGACATAACATACCACAAACTCTCTCTGACTGACAGTTCTTAAATGCTTCTTCTGTCAGACACCAACCTGCTGATGTAGAAAGAGAAAATGTTCTGAGgcagcagcttggcagccatggCCGTGTCAAACACCGGGGTGACTTTAGCGACTGATATGGAGGGGTAGGCCATGCCCAAGACCCCGTCGAACCGTGCCACTGCAAATGTGATGCCAGGCTGCTTCACCGCTTCACCAAACTGCTGGCCAGGGATGGGCAGACCTGCTACCtgtgagcagcagagagacgtcgacagacaaaacaaaaaactttgaATGGATTGATAGGAATGGtgtgaccaccaaaatttaGGAATGCAGTCAAACAAAGAGCTTTGTGAGTGAGCGAAGgaatgtgagtgagtgtgtctCAAACTCACAGAGACTGTGTCTCCGCTGATGAAGCCAGACAAGCTGCCTCTGCCGTAGTGGATGGAGAACTCTGTGCCGTTCTTAACGAATGTGCTGGACTTCTTAGAGTTGTAACGACGATGCAGCCCTGATCAGAGAGGACAGTGGATCAAAATGGGAATGTAGAGATGGTTGTTAGTGATAATACACCATGACTCAGCCCCTCTAAGATGCTGCGATCACAACAACCAACTACTGCAATTGTTCTGCAATTTGACACATGATCGTACTTTCCCGTGAGTTTCATCAATCACAGCAGTCCCCCGCTCAACGTCCCCAAACTCACTTCCTTGTTTTCAGTTCTGATGACGTGTGCGACACAAACGTCCAACAAAAATGACTGCTTAAGACTGTGCAAAGCAATGCCCTGATGTTCTGCATGAAAAACAGCACAGGACAAAATTCTTATACTGTTTTGCACCGCTTGCATCGTTCTGGTGGAACACAAAGGAAAATTAATCGATTGACAAACACTTTTCTGCAGCAAAACACACCCAGAGACTAGCTGAAATACAGCGACAACAGACAAGACAAGTTTTGCATCAACAACTACTGCAAGTGCGCAGAGAATCAAGGTGAGATAGATCAAATATGCAGGGTTAGTGGTACATTAGTGTAGCATAAGCAGCGCGGTTTTATTCTCAGTGGAACAAGTTGCCTTTGATTTTTAATGAATTAAACGAATAAAATGTGCcactatttttgcaattttccctTGCTCTCACAATTTCATAGCAAAAAAAGTGCaatttttagaaaagctgccatGAAATCGGACATTTTAAGCCGCAACAATCCAAAAAAAGCCTGCAAAATCCTTGAGGGACTGATTCACAGTTTGAAACATAGCCAGCGGTGTAGCACACGCCCCCTGGAATCTCATTGGCCATCACTGGTGTCCCCCCCATACCGGACTCAGAAGGTAGATGGCTTGTTTGGATCAGAACCTTTGCCATAATGTGACTGTTaacatttcctgttggaaagtAAGGAatacaaagagaagcaaaaggaccacacagagacatggtTGTGCCTCTTTCAGTCTGGGGTCTTGTCCCTTTGTAGGAGAAGTGGGGGCCTTTTACACGTTTATGTTCAGTGGCTACATGTCTTATAATCTGTCAATATCTGTAGGCTATTTGGAGTTGCAAAAAAAGCAGCTATTTATCAATATGAGAATATTTAATGTTGTTTATTTCACATTAATTTATTGTTAGGGCTTTAAATTGAAGTCTTAACACATTTTGACTGATTTCCTAAAGGCAGGCGACGATCTGAAACTAAGAATTAGTAATCAAGAGGCTATGAAGGGAAGACTAACCTGACTGGAGCTGGCTGTCAATGGATCATAGATCTGATAGCTGCGTTTGTAGTTTTatgtgcagaaaaaaaatgtgttgataCAAGGCATCTAAATATCTTCCCCAAATGGTTCAAAGGCGTACGAAAAGGTGTCTACAAGACATCCTAAAGTGATCATCGGCAATGAAGAACTGCTTTGCTTCCTGTTATACATTAACTGGTCAACAGATGATTTTCTTTTGCTAATGCCAGTGactgtagtgtgttcaaatgcagctgacacagggtgacgtgaggcgacgtagacgacgcaacagttggattttgtcaccgctagttctttgatgtcggtttggtgtgtccgcaccttaagtGACCAAAAAAGGTGTTCACCAATAACACAGACTATCAGGCTCCTACAGCCCCCTCCTTTAATCTGTGCCCAGTCTGCCCTCCGATTCAAAAGTTTTTACagtgatttactttaattttactcactttttttttttttttttttttttttaaatttaccttTTCATGTCTCGGATTCAGATTTTGCTTTTTCTTGTTAATTTCCTTTTTCTAGATTTATCGAGCCTTGTTAGACGGAGCCTGAGACAACAGATTTATCATTGTCAACAACTGCTTCACTGTAATTGTTGTGCACATGATAAGAATAAACTAGAAATTGGTTTGCCGTCAGCGTGATTCCCCATGTGACCACTTGTCTTTCACACTGTTCAAAGCCACTTTGGCCTTTAAATGCAGCTGAGattaaagtttggttttaaatcCTCTTTTTAATGGGACACAGAGACGCTCCTTTGTGTAACGTTTGAACTTCCCCTCCACTTACTGTACATTGTAATGAAACAGTGTGCTGCATTGTGATTACATCATTGCCAGAATGCTGACTTGTGATGTTAAAATTGTCCTGAATTTATACTGAAGATACTTAAACATTTATACTGAAACAGCCCTGAGATGCAGCAGACTAGAACAAGTGTGATATTTTAGGCACTGTTTGGTAAATACAGCGAACATCTTCCAGGAAGGAGCCAGCAGACACACATATAGAGCTGTTAAATGAGTCAGTTCCCCCCAAAAGTCCCCGCACTCACAGCAGGCCACATCAAAGAAAGAGCAGTGAATGGAGGGGACCCAGAGGTTGGAGGAGCCGGTGTCAAACAGCACAGTGAAGTTCTGTGGAGGGGTGCCGATGCTAATCAACCCGTAGTACTGAGCCTGAGGAGACAAAAAAGGTCACAGGAAACACTGAGATCTGCTGTGAAACAGGCTCTTTCTGATTCCATGCCAAGTTATTTTACTAAACAGGCAAAAACAGTGATTTCATCCCATGGTACGGTATTTACTTAATCATTCCCTCCTGTTTTTCATACTGCTTCAATATTGAACTTTTTCTGACCCACAGCACCTTGTGTAACTATTAACTCTTGGATAAGTGAAGAAGTGTGCTGGACTTTAAGGAACCGCGGGAAAACTGTTTAATTTTCAGAATGTGAAAAAATGGAGAGGTCCGATCCACTTtctaaagtgggatttatacttctgcgtcaatCGAAACTGACTGAGTCAGCGAAGAGCCAACACTGCAACCTACGCCATAGCTTGACGTGCACCTTCCCAGAAACGTaactcctcctgtctgtttgtgtaagctgaaaccatttccctcagtggaaacaaagcttttatttacttttatttcacagataagaaacaataaattgtgaagacaataaagcctccaaaaAATAGCATtgtaagtcttgtgtgtgatttatcctggcttcatatgagcagaggaaatctccgctagctgctaggctaatttatacaatgtaaaatgccataggcttgtgctaataacgttagcatgttgtatttgtttggaaaccgtgtttagtataagacagttgttttgtcagtgaactttgtgagttgtaatggagccaaattatgtgccgttacctttgttaaatgttgctgttgtctctggcttcatatgagtacaggaaatgtctgctagccactaggctaatttatacaatgtaaaatgccataggcttgtgctaataacattagcatgttgtatttgtggggaaaatgtgtccagataaagacaagtgtttgtctgtgaatgctgcgagttatagtgaagctgatttgtgtactt from Epinephelus lanceolatus isolate andai-2023 chromosome 18, ASM4190304v1, whole genome shotgun sequence harbors:
- the napsa gene encoding napsin-A encodes the protein MTRLKMFYLIGALLVTQSAAIFRVPLHKTRSLRRLMSDNGMSLEDLRALAQSSGAQDSSPSPNVPVERLTNFMDAQYYGLISIGTPPQNFTVLFDTGSSNLWVPSIHCSFFDVACWLHRRYNSKKSSTFVKNGTEFSIHYGRGSLSGFISGDTVSVAGLPIPGQQFGEAVKQPGITFAVARFDGVLGMAYPSISVAKVTPVFDTAMAAKLLPQNIFSFYISRDPKAAVGGELVLGGTDPQYYTGDLHYVNVTRKAYWQIEMKGVEVGNQLTLCKASCQAIIDTGTSLIVGPVQEIRALHKAIGALPLLMGEYWIDCKRIPSLPVVSFNIGGKMLNLTGEDYVIKETQMGMSICLSGFMAMDIPPPAGPLWILGDVFIGRYYTVFDRNADRVGFAPAK